A region of the Aerosakkonema funiforme FACHB-1375 genome:
TGTCAAAAATAGTTGCACTACGATACTCAGCATCAAAGCCTGCATGATGTTGAAGCGAATAAAATGGTTAATTTTTCCATTTCTCACCAGGAAAAAGTACAAAGCCAAAAATACCATGAAACTAAAATACGGGATCTGACTTCCTAAAAAGGCATACACATACATAACCGGAAATAGAGGTACATAAAACAGTCCTATTATGGGAAACTTTGCCATTAAGAATATTCCCAATACAAACACTTCAATTAGAGGTAGAATGTAGACTACACAAGACCAAAGGCGATCTGGGATGGAAGTGCGTCCGCGCCAAGTCATCGGTTATTCTCCTATCAAAATTAAATTGGTACTTTTTGATTAGGTGAGAAAAGGCCATAAAATAGCCTAGAGCTTGGAACGATCTTAGTTCCAAAACACTCTCGACGTCTACAGATTAAAAAAATTAAATTCCAGACACCGAGATTATTCAATGTTGGTAACTCGGAAGCCCATTTGGCACTCGTACTGCTCTGGTTGATTTTCGGCGAGTTTGCGGATTGCATGACCGCAGCGGAGTTGACCGCCCCTCCAGCGGGGTTGACCGCTGCGATCGGCCAGCAAACAGTTTTGACAAACGATTTGGGAGGGAACGATCCCATCCTCCATTACCATGACAAGCATTTCACACCTCCCTCATAGGGTCGATGCCACTGAATTCATTGTATGCCAGGGTTCTTGGGCGATAGTGTAAAATCATCGAAATTCCTGGGTCTCTTCACCCCGCCGTTGAACGGCGGCTTTGCTTTTTGTGTGATAATAGTTACAGCTAACTTAAGATACAGACCTAATTTGCCGTGGGTTGAAACCCCCTAACACCGGATTCGTAAAGAGTTAGTTTCAACTTCGCCCTGTATCAGGCGTTTTTTGAAAGTCATTGCGTGGAAATTGAATGGACTTCTGAAGCATTGCCAAAGTCCTCTGAGGCTGAAAGCGAGGTCTGTACAAAACTGCCAGCGGTAAACCGATCAATGCTGACATCAATGGCAGCTTGAATATCATCCGAAAAGTATTCCCCAATGCTTTTACAGCAGAGGGGATAGTGAGTGCAGCCGTTGCACCCTTGAAGGTGAGAGCCTTCATAAAGAGTCGAAAATTGAGACAGGTAACTTTGTCCAATTTAGCTTAAACGGTTATGATGATGGACGCGGCACGCTTGACAAGAGCGACTGCACAAGCGTGGGTGGGATAGATCGACCGCGCATTACGATTTCTTCTTTTGCTTTCCTAGAGATTTGCTTTGTGACTAACACTAACTTAGAATTTTTGCACCAGACCGATCCGACGATCGCAGAATTCATCCAGCAGGAACTACAGCGTCAACGCGACCATCTGGAACTGATTGCCAGCGAGAACTTTACCTCGCCAGCTGTTTTAGCAGCACAGGGTTCTGTTTTAACTAATAAGTACGCAGAAGGGTTACCCGCTAAGCGCTATTATGGCGGCTGCGAGTTTATCGATAAAGTCGAACAACTGGCGATAGACCGCGTAAAACAACTGTTCGGCGCAGCCCATACCAACGTACAACCCCATTCAGGCGCTCAGGCTAATTTTGCCGTTTTCCTGTCCTTGTTGCAACCAGGGGACACGATTATGGGAATGGATTTGTCCCACGGCGGACACCTGACCCACGGTTCGCCAGTCAACGTTTCCGGGAAATGGTTCAAAGTTTGTCACTACGGCGTCAGTCAAGAAACAGAACAACTAGACTACGATCGGATTCGGGATCTGGCAAAACAACATCGTCCCAAATTGATTGTTTGCGGTTACTCAGCATATCCCCGCATCATTGAATTTGACAAATTCCGCAGCATCGCAGACGAAGTAGGTGCTTACCTGCTAGCCGACATTGCCCACATTGCCGGATTAGTGGCTACCGGTCATCACCCCAATCCCCTCCCCTACTGTCACGTCGTCACCACCACCACTCACAAAACTCTGCGCGGCCCTAGAGGTGGTTTAATTATGACCAACGATCCAGAATTGGGCAAACAACTGGATAAAGCCGTTTTTCCAGGCACTCAAGGTGGGCCGTTGGAACACGTCATCGCTGCGAAGGCAGTTGCGTTTGGAGAAGCCCTCAAACCAGAATTTAAAACTTATTCGGCGCAAGTCATCGAAAACGCCCGCGCTTTGGCGAACCAACTCAAAGAACGCGGCTTTAAAATTGTGTCTGGGGGCACGGATAACCACCTCATGCTAGTTGACCTGCGTTGCATCGGTATGACCGGCAAACGGGCAGACCAACTCATGGGAGAAGTAAACATCACCACAAACAAAAATACAGTTCCCTTCGATACCGAGTCGCCCTTCGTTACCAGCGGCTTGCGATTGGGTTCTCCAGCCATGACCACACGGGGCTTGGGAACGCCAGAGTTTATCGAAATTGGCGATATCATAGCCGATCGACTTCTCAATCCGGAAGACGGCACAGTTGCCCAGGAATGTCGCCGTCGAGTGGCTTCTCTATGCGATCGCTTTCCTCTGTACCCGCACCTCAGCATACCAGTACCCGCACTGGCGTAGCAGCTATGAAAATATTCGATCGCTTCCCTTACGGATTGAGAGCGGGAACAGTGAAGGTCTGAAATGTAGTAGACTCTGCCTGACGCATTTTTGTCGCACTTCCTACTGATTTCAGATGCCTTACCCCTACCATCTGATTGCCTTTGCAGTCTCTGCCCTAGTTGTCCTCTGGAGTACGCCAGCTGTCAACAAATTTGGCCTCAAAAGCGGACTGTTTGACGTACCGGACAAACGAAAAGTTCACCAGCGCCCGATGGTGCGCTTGGGAGGCGTATCCATTTTCGCCGGAACTCTGATCGCACTTTTAGTCGTGTGGTGGTCTGGCGGCTTTGTAGATGCCCGTGGCCAGATTCTCCCCCCAAATCAGGAGTACGAAATTTGGGGTGTCACAATTGGAGGTCTGGCCTTTTTCTTGATTGGCTTAGCGGATGACTTGTTTGGCTTGTCACCTTTCACCCGGCTGTTGATCGAGGTAATCGTCGCCAGCGCATCTTGGAAAGCTGGTGTGCAAATTAATTTTCTCTCCATGCCTTTTCAGGACGCACTGCCATTGCCAGATTGGATCGGTCTGCCGATCACGGTACTTTGGTTAGTAGGTATGGTCAACGCCACTAACTGGATCGATGGTTTGGATGGTTTAGCCGCCGGTGTGTCAGGTATTGCCGCCTTCGTGATGCTGATTGTCAGCTTGTTTATGGGTCAACCAGCCGCAGCCTTAATTGTGGCAGCCTTGGCAGGTGCGCTGCTAGGTTTTCTCCGCTATAACTTCAACCCAGCCCAAATCTTTATGGGGGATGGCGGTGCTTACTTCGTGGGCTTTACCTTGGCTGGCGTTGGTGTGATCGGTTTGGTAAAAACTACAGCTTTCACTTCTTTCGCTCTGCCTTATGTGATTTTAGCAGTACCGATTTTGGATATGTCGGCTGTGATCCTCGATCGTCTGCGTCACGGTAAATCTCCGTTTATTGCCGATAAAAGACATCTGCATCACCGACTCCTCAAGGCTGGTTTATCACACCGCTTGACGGTATTGTTTATCTATTCCTTAACTCTGTGGGCGGGCAGTTGGGCATTGGCTTTTGCTGGCGTACCTCATGGGCTACTCTATGCTTTAGCTGGAACCTTGCTGCTGGGTTTTACCAGTTGGAAGGTATGGCAATACATTGCTAGGAGGAAGAATGAAAATTTTTCCCCTCCCAGTCCCTAGTCCCCAGTCGAAGTACACCTAAAATGACCGCAGAAATTATTTGTGTCGGAACTGAGTTACTGCTGGGTGATATTCTCAATACCAATGCCCAGTTTTTAGCCCAGCAATTAGCTCAATTCGGAATTCCTCACTATTACCAAACGGTTGTGGGAGATAACCCCGCACGCCTCCAACAAGTGCTGGCTATTGCGTGCGATCGATCTGAGATCCTCATTTTTACTGGCGGTCTTGGCCCCACTCCTGACGATCTTACGACGGAAACTATTGCGGACTTTTTTGGCGTCCCTCTAGAAGAACGGCCAGAAATTCTCGCAGATATCGCCGACAAATATAATCGGCGCGGACGCGAAATGACTCCCAGCAACCGCAAACAAGCCCTTATTCCTCAAGGCGCAGAAATTCTACCGAATCAGTGGGGAACAGCGCCCGGTATAATCTGGCAACCCCGCCCCAACCTTACTATCCTCACGTTTCCAGGTGTGCCGTTTGAAATGCAGCGGATGTGGCAAGCAACTGCTGTCCCTTACCTGAAAAGTCAAGGTTGGGGTAAAGAAATTATTGCAAGCCGGATGTTAAAATTTTGGGGCATTGCCGAAGCGGCATTGGCGGAAAAAGTTGCTCCTTTTTTGAATCTCTCAAATCCAACTGTTGCTCCTTATGCGAGTATGGGTGAGGTGAAATTGCGAGTTTCTGCTAAAGCTGCGTCTGCTGAGTTGGCTGACGAAATGATATCGCCAGTAGCAGCACAACTGCAACAAATTGCCGGTCTGGATTATTACGGCGCAGATGACGACTCTCTGGCTTCGGTAGTGGGAAAACTCCTCCAAGCAGCCAATGAAACTCTCTCCGTTGCAGAATCCTGCACTGGCGGCGGTTTGGGTAGTGCGATCGCTTCTGTCCCCGGAAGTTCTATTTATTTCCAAGGAGGGATAATTTCTTATGATAATCAGGTCAAGATTTCCTTGTTGGGAGTGAATCCGGATGACTTAGCTCAATATGGGGCTGTGAGCGAGACGGTGGCCAAGCAAATGGCAGCAGGTGTGCGATCGCTCCTCTCTACAACTTGGGGACTCAGTATTACGGGAATAGCCGGTCCGGGCGGCGGTACGGAAACTAAGCCTGTAGGTTTGGTCTACATCGGGTTGGCCGGGCCAAACGGCTTGGTGGAAAGTTGCGAGCATCGCTTTAATCCACTGCAAGACCGCTCTTTAATTCGCCACTTCAGCACTTGTAGCGCTCTCGATCGCTTGCGTCGCTATTTGTTGTCCTAAACTATTGAAAATTTATTAACAATCCTTAACCTTGTAGGATTTATTGGTTATCATAAAGTAAAGAACTCAATAACCAGTGCAACCATGCTGGAAAATTTTTGTATATTTAGATACAAAAATATTGGTTGAGTTCTCAAAACCTCAGACTTAATACTGGGTGTTTCGCTCTAGAGCGGAAGACTCAGGCAGTATTGAAGGAGCTGTCTTTTCAATGGACCTTATCGAAGATATACTGGAAACGCTGAAGGAATGGGCACGTAAAATTCTCGAAGTGCTGCTCGGCCCAGAGGTTCAACCGGAACCAGAACCGATTCCCATTCCTGTAAACGAACCAGGGCGTCGCCGCTAGTCCGTCTGAATTAAGTTAAACAATTGCAAAAACTAAATTGCAAAAACTAAGTATTCTGGTACTGCATGGCCCGAATTTAAACTTGCTGGGACAACGAGAACCAGGAGTTTACGGTAGTGTAACTTTAGATGAAATCAATCGCCTGCTAGAAAAAGAAGGGCAGGTGTTAACCGCTGAGGTAACAGCGCTACAGTCGAATCACGAAGGCATCTTAGTAGATGCAATTCACGGTGCTTTGGGGCGTCATCAAGGCATTCTGATTAATGCAGGTGCCTATACCCACACCAGTGTAGCGATTCGGGATGCGATCGCAGGCGTTGCGCTACCCACTGTAGAGGTTCATCTGAGTAACATCTATAAGCGGGAAGAATTTCGGCATCATTCCTGGATTGCGTCTGTTGCGATTGGGCAAATCAGCGGTTTTGGCGCGGAAAGTTACCGTTTGGGGTTACAAGCTCTGGTTAACGAGATCCGGAAATCTCAAACATCAGCTTAGGTGTGATTTCTTCGGCAAAACTTCGCTAGGCTGTAATCTGGAGCGGAAAAGTCACTGTAAAAGTAGACCCGACACCTTTTTGAGAATCAAGGTGAATTTCACCCTGGAGCAGTTTGACTAATCGGGCCACAATTGCCAGTCCCAAACCTGTGCTTTCTTTATCCCGACGAGCATCTTTTCCAAAAGCTTGGGAATAAGGTTCAAAAATGCGTTCTCTATCGTGAGGCGCTATCCCAATTCCCGTGTCGGTAATACGAATCGACCACTTTTGGTCTGCTTGTGCGAGACATTCTATTATAACACAACCTCTATCTGTATAGCGAACGGCATTACTGAGCAGATTGATTAAAATCCCTTGTAGCCGCAGAGGGTCTACGATCGCTTCGACGGGAGCGCGATCGCAATTAACTTGCAGATCCAAATTCTTTGCTTGTGCTAGGGGTTTAATCATTTCGGTAACTTCGTCAATAATGAGACTTACCTGTGTGGGAACTAGATTGAGTTTGATTTGACCGGATTCATAGCGAGCAAGTTCCAGCGCATCGTTTACTATGTGGAGCAAGTGTCGTCCACCATCTAGCACTCGCTCGATGTTGCGGATGTTAGGAAGGGAATCTTCCGATTTAACGGCTTTTCGTTGCTGGCGCAAAAACGTATCGGAGAAGCCAATAATAGCCGTAAGCGGTGTTTTAAACTCGTGGGCCATATATGCAAGGCTGTCCTGACTGGCGCGAACTAACCGCTTGAGTTCCTGATTGGTGAGGCTTAATTGCGCTTGAATGCGATCGATCTCCTCCAATCGCCCTTCCACATAACTTTTGAAACACTGGGATATCGCTTCGTCTATCACTCCATTAATCAAGTCAAGCGCTCGTGTAATTTCTTGGGGAGGACATTGAAGTAGCTCCGGTTCTATTTCCGAAAAAATCACTCGCCGCAGTATACTGTATTCCCAGGTAATTTCTGCTGGATCGAATCCTTCCTTGGCGCGATGGGTGCCATGCTCTACACTCGCATCTATAATAGTTGTCCTATTCTCTGCTTGAGAGTGAGACAGCGCTTTGACTAACTGATCGAGCAAGATTGTCAAAGAATTGCTCAACGCCGTATCCGATAGATTCTTTGCACTTTCTACGTGCTTGTCTTTGCGGACAGCATCCATCCACTTTTCTACAATCTGGTCAATTTTGGCAGCGAGTATTTGGCTGGGATCGAACATAGTTAATACAGCTATCGGCGATGGGTGATGGAGAAATGGCGAAGATACAAGCACAACAGACAAGCAAAACGATCGCCAATTACCGATCGCATTACCGTCTTTTCAAGATCGTCGCCTACACTCATTCCCCATTTCCTACCGATCTCAGGCTAAACTGCTTAATAGTATTAGACTTCTAACAAAAGATAGGTATTTGGCAAAGATAAATTAAGTTACTATGACGAATCTCGGTGTCATTGCAGTTGCTCATAAAATAGATTGATGCAGTACTCTCTATTAAGCAGGTTTCGCGGTGCCTTGCTGGGCGCTGCTGTAGGAGAAATTTGGGGCGCTTACGGTAACTCGTGGCAGCTGGGTGTAAAGCAACCTTCTGGGCAGCTGTATAGCTGGGGTCGTTTAGTTGTGCGCGGTACTGAAGGCTTGATCCGACAAGGAAAGTTAGATTTAGCCGATTGGCGCGAGTCTCCTGAAGAAACGCTACCTTCCCCCACAGACACAGGAAAGCATCAGGATATCACCGCTTCATCTTACTTTCCACCAAAAAGCGTTTCTGGTTCCGGCATCGTTGCGACTGTGCCGGTAGCTTTATTTTTCCATGAAGATGAAGCCAAACTGCGACAAAATTTACATCAAGTGGCAGATGTGTGGCAAGATGATTCTGTGCTGAAAGATGGCACTTTAGCTGTCGGATATGCGATCGCGCTGGCACTGAAAGAAAAACTCGATCCCGCTACCCTCATTCCGCAAACGCTTGAGTATCTTGATGTCGAAACGCCACTGGTACAGCAGCTTAAACAAGTCCAAAGTTTATTAGATGAAGGCGCTGGATTAGAAATGACTTTGGCAACTTTGATGCCCCGTCATTCCGCACCACGTCCTAATGCCGCTATTGCCTTGGCTTTTTACTGTTTCTTGAGTACGCTGGAAGATCTCCGCCTTAGCGTTATTCGGGCTTCTCGCTGTCCGCAAGCGCAGATTACCGGTGCGATCGCAGGTGCTATTTCTGGAGCTTATAACAGCATAGCCGGTATACCTGTAGGATGGCGGCTGGCTTTGGGCGATCGTCACAGCTCTTCCGGATATGAAAATGACTCACCTTTAGCTACATTATGGGGGCTAAATTCCGAAGCGGAGCTGTTAAGACTGGCAGCTCGTCTTCTCGCAGCTTGGTCTGGCGTTTACGATGCAGATAAATTCCTTATTGATACGAGTATTGTGGCAGCCGTTGCCGCTCCCAAAGTTATCAAACC
Encoded here:
- a CDS encoding Tic20 family protein is translated as MTWRGRTSIPDRLWSCVVYILPLIEVFVLGIFLMAKFPIIGLFYVPLFPVMYVYAFLGSQIPYFSFMVFLALYFFLVRNGKINHFIRFNIMQALMLSIVVQLFLTIMELLNLLYLPSMYSLLVSGIPQGSSSSAFILEIVLDAIFIGIVASCLYSIVQALRGVYAEIPVISEAAYVHSRSCCD
- the glyA gene encoding serine hydroxymethyltransferase, translating into MTNTNLEFLHQTDPTIAEFIQQELQRQRDHLELIASENFTSPAVLAAQGSVLTNKYAEGLPAKRYYGGCEFIDKVEQLAIDRVKQLFGAAHTNVQPHSGAQANFAVFLSLLQPGDTIMGMDLSHGGHLTHGSPVNVSGKWFKVCHYGVSQETEQLDYDRIRDLAKQHRPKLIVCGYSAYPRIIEFDKFRSIADEVGAYLLADIAHIAGLVATGHHPNPLPYCHVVTTTTHKTLRGPRGGLIMTNDPELGKQLDKAVFPGTQGGPLEHVIAAKAVAFGEALKPEFKTYSAQVIENARALANQLKERGFKIVSGGTDNHLMLVDLRCIGMTGKRADQLMGEVNITTNKNTVPFDTESPFVTSGLRLGSPAMTTRGLGTPEFIEIGDIIADRLLNPEDGTVAQECRRRVASLCDRFPLYPHLSIPVPALA
- a CDS encoding glycosyltransferase family 4 protein, producing the protein MPYPYHLIAFAVSALVVLWSTPAVNKFGLKSGLFDVPDKRKVHQRPMVRLGGVSIFAGTLIALLVVWWSGGFVDARGQILPPNQEYEIWGVTIGGLAFFLIGLADDLFGLSPFTRLLIEVIVASASWKAGVQINFLSMPFQDALPLPDWIGLPITVLWLVGMVNATNWIDGLDGLAAGVSGIAAFVMLIVSLFMGQPAAALIVAALAGALLGFLRYNFNPAQIFMGDGGAYFVGFTLAGVGVIGLVKTTAFTSFALPYVILAVPILDMSAVILDRLRHGKSPFIADKRHLHHRLLKAGLSHRLTVLFIYSLTLWAGSWALAFAGVPHGLLYALAGTLLLGFTSWKVWQYIARRKNENFSPPSP
- a CDS encoding competence/damage-inducible protein A, producing the protein MTAEIICVGTELLLGDILNTNAQFLAQQLAQFGIPHYYQTVVGDNPARLQQVLAIACDRSEILIFTGGLGPTPDDLTTETIADFFGVPLEERPEILADIADKYNRRGREMTPSNRKQALIPQGAEILPNQWGTAPGIIWQPRPNLTILTFPGVPFEMQRMWQATAVPYLKSQGWGKEIIASRMLKFWGIAEAALAEKVAPFLNLSNPTVAPYASMGEVKLRVSAKAASAELADEMISPVAAQLQQIAGLDYYGADDDSLASVVGKLLQAANETLSVAESCTGGGLGSAIASVPGSSIYFQGGIISYDNQVKISLLGVNPDDLAQYGAVSETVAKQMAAGVRSLLSTTWGLSITGIAGPGGGTETKPVGLVYIGLAGPNGLVESCEHRFNPLQDRSLIRHFSTCSALDRLRRYLLS
- the aroQ gene encoding type II 3-dehydroquinate dehydratase, translating into MQKLSILVLHGPNLNLLGQREPGVYGSVTLDEINRLLEKEGQVLTAEVTALQSNHEGILVDAIHGALGRHQGILINAGAYTHTSVAIRDAIAGVALPTVEVHLSNIYKREEFRHHSWIASVAIGQISGFGAESYRLGLQALVNEIRKSQTSA
- a CDS encoding sensor histidine kinase, translated to MFDPSQILAAKIDQIVEKWMDAVRKDKHVESAKNLSDTALSNSLTILLDQLVKALSHSQAENRTTIIDASVEHGTHRAKEGFDPAEITWEYSILRRVIFSEIEPELLQCPPQEITRALDLINGVIDEAISQCFKSYVEGRLEEIDRIQAQLSLTNQELKRLVRASQDSLAYMAHEFKTPLTAIIGFSDTFLRQQRKAVKSEDSLPNIRNIERVLDGGRHLLHIVNDALELARYESGQIKLNLVPTQVSLIIDEVTEMIKPLAQAKNLDLQVNCDRAPVEAIVDPLRLQGILINLLSNAVRYTDRGCVIIECLAQADQKWSIRITDTGIGIAPHDRERIFEPYSQAFGKDARRDKESTGLGLAIVARLVKLLQGEIHLDSQKGVGSTFTVTFPLQITA
- a CDS encoding ADP-ribosylglycohydrolase family protein, which encodes MQYSLLSRFRGALLGAAVGEIWGAYGNSWQLGVKQPSGQLYSWGRLVVRGTEGLIRQGKLDLADWRESPEETLPSPTDTGKHQDITASSYFPPKSVSGSGIVATVPVALFFHEDEAKLRQNLHQVADVWQDDSVLKDGTLAVGYAIALALKEKLDPATLIPQTLEYLDVETPLVQQLKQVQSLLDEGAGLEMTLATLMPRHSAPRPNAAIALAFYCFLSTLEDLRLSVIRASRCPQAQITGAIAGAISGAYNSIAGIPVGWRLALGDRHSSSGYENDSPLATLWGLNSEAELLRLAARLLAAWSGVYDADKFLIDTSIVAAVAAPKVIKPR